The Oncorhynchus keta strain PuntledgeMale-10-30-2019 unplaced genomic scaffold, Oket_V2 Un_contig_6343_pilon_pilon, whole genome shotgun sequence genomic interval TGGGCAGCGTTGGGTTTCCTGTagtgtttagggtgtagggtgtagggtgcaggGCTTACCATCCTGTCTCAGGGTTTCGAAGCCTGGTCTGGGCAGCGTTGGGTTTCCTGTAGTGTTTAGGGTGCAGGGCTTACCATCCTGTCTCAGGGTTTCGAAGCCTGGTCTGGGCAGCGTTGGGTTTCCTGTagtgtttagggtgtagggtgcaggGCTTACCATCCTGTCTCAGGGTTTCGAAGCCTGGTCTGGGCAGCGTTGGGTTTCCTGAGCTCACAATGCGAACACGCTCACTGCTGTTCATACGCTTATACTTATTATCCACCCTGCTgacaaactacacacacacacacacattgcacttTACTGAGGAGAtgggtgtgtgtgaaggtgtgtgaaggtgtgtgtgtgtgtgtgttacctgtagtaTCTGTGTGATGAAGACGCTAGCTCTGGACATGCGAGGGCTGGATTTGGGGTCTGAGGACAGGCTGGACTCTTCAGGCTGTAAGCTGTTCtacacaacataaacaacaataacaacaacacatgTTATCAACAACAAATCAAGACAGTTCAAGGTGTTTACATGTAGTTAGCTCACGGTTATTAAAGGGTTGATGGACACTGTAGAGTGcatggagaataagagaacctcctccaagctgcccactgcactgaggataggaaacactgtagagtgcatggagaataagagcacctcctccaagctgcccactgcactgaggataggaaacactgtcactagcCCCATTATTAAAGGGTTGATGGACACTGTAGAGTGcatggagaataagagaacctcctccaagctgcccactgcactgaggataggaaacactgtcactagcCCCATTAATAAAGGGTTGATGGACACTGTAGAGTGcatggagaataagagaacctcctccaagctgcccactgcactgaggataggaaacactgtcactagcCCCATTAATAAAGGGTTGATGGACACTGTAGAGTGcatggagaataagagaacctcctcccagctgcccactgcactgaggataggaaacactgtagagtgcatggagaataagagaacctcctccaagctgcccactgcactgaggataggaaacactgtcactagcAACAAATCCAccataatcgagaatttcaataagcatttttctacggctggccatgcttcccccgccccccccgcttctccttcactcaattccaaacagctgatgttctgaaagagctgcaaattcTGGATCcctataaatcagctgggctaggcaatctggaccatctctttctaaaattatcctcaaaattcgtatcgtctgagatccccaaagattggaaagctgccgcggtcatccccctcttcaaagggggagacaccttagacccaaactgttacagacctatgtccatcctaccctgcctttctaaaatcttcgaaagccaagttaataaacagatcaccgaccatttcgaatcccaccataccttctccactatgcaatctggtttccgagctggtcatgggtgcacctcagccacgctcaaggtcctaaacgacatcacaaccaccatcgataaaagacaatactgtgcagccgtcttcatcgacctggccaaggctttcaactctgtcaatcaccccATTCTTATCTGcaagactcaatagccttggtttctcaaatgactactTCACTAACTACttttcagatagagttcagtgtgtcaaatcggagggcctgttgtccgggcctgtggcagtctctatgggggtgccacagggttcaattctctggccaACTCTTGTCTCTGTGTATATATCattgtcgctcttgctgctggtgattctctgatccacttctacccagacaacaccattctgtatacatctggccattgtttggacactgtgttaacaaacctccaaacgagcttcaatgccatacaacacttatTCCGTGGcctgctagtaaaactaaatgcatgctcttcaaccgattgctgccctcacccgcccgcctgactagcatcactactttggaaggttctgacttagaatatgtggacaactacaaatacctaggtgtctggttagagtgtaaactctccttccagactcacattaagcatctccaatccaaaattaaatctaggcttcatatttcacaacaaagcctccttcactcaggTTGCCAAACAtagcctcgtaaaactgactatcctaccgatccttgactttggcgatgtcatttacaaaacagtctccaacactctactcagaaaatcggatgtagtctatcacagtgccatccggtttgtcaccaaagccacatatactaccctcaactgcgacctgtatgctttcgttggctggccctcgctacatattcgtcgctaaacccactggctccaggccatctataagtctttagcaacacccacccatagcacgtgctccagcaggtatatttcactggtcatccccaaagccaactcttCGTTTgtccacctttccttccagttctttgctgccaatgactggaacgaattgcaaaaatcacagaagctggagacttatatctccctcactttaagcaacagctgtcagagcagcttaccgatcactgcacctgtacacagccatctgtaaacagccatctgtaaatagcccatctgtaaacagcccatccaactacctcgtCCCCACATTCTTATtcttttttttgctcttttgcaccccagtatctttacttgcacatcttctgcacatctatcactccagtgttaatgctaaattgtaaatattttgccactatggcctatttattgccttacctcactaatcctactacatttgcacacactgtatatagactttttctattgtattattgactgtacatttgtttatcccatgtgtaactcagtgttgttgttttttgttgcactgctttgctttgctttatcttggccaggtcatagttgtaaattagaacttgttctcaactggcctacctggttaaataaaagttaaatattataattatttttaTAATCTATGTAGattcaggaattccccagggcagctatCTAGGCccatttactttaaaaaaaaatctttactaatgacatgccactggctttgaataaagccagagtgtctatgtatgtgaATTACTGAActctatacatgtcagctactacagagactgaaaggACTGcaacacccatgcataccccacaagacatgccacaaaaGGTCTCCTCACAGTcctcaagtccagaacagactatgggaggcacacggtattacatagagtcatgacgacatggaactctattccacatcaagaaACTGatacaagcagtaaaattagatttaaaaaacagaataaaaacacgttatggaacagtggggaagCAACACAACCATAGGctcagacacatgcatacatactatACACGCACGTaaacatggatttagtactgtacatatgtggtggagtaggggcctgagggcacagacacatgcatacatactatACACGCACGTaaacatggatttagtactgtacatatagtggtggagtaggggcctgagggctcagacacatgcatacatactatACACGCACGTaaacatggatttagtactgtacatatagtggtggagtaggggcctgagggcacagacacatgcatacatactatACACGCACGTaaacatggatttagtactgattttttacatttatttttagtttacctttatttaaccaggcaagtcagttaagaacaaattcttattttcattgacgacctaggaacagtgggttaactgcctgttcaggggcagaacgacagatttgtaccttgtcagctcagggatttagaACTTGCAACGttccggttacttgtccaacgctctaaccacgaggctaccagatatgggggagtgaggcctaagagggtttttataaataagcatcaaccagtgggtcttgcgacgggtatacagagatgaccagtttacagaggactgtagagtgatgtgtcctataaggagcgtTGGGGATGTTATATAAATATTCATACACATAGCTCATATATTATACAGCGCTAAGCTAATCTGCCTGACTCAAGTCATCTTATGTACCCCTGCTAAAACCGGAACTAGCTCACACAGCCAGCAATAAAACTACCCCCCTAACACTATCCCCTCAGCTTGTTGTCTTACGACCCCAGGAAACAAAGACATTCCATCGCATGAACACATACACCCAGCCATAGTAAACTGCCCCTCTACCTCACGAACCCCTGACACAAACAGTCTTCACCTCTTTTACTGGTCGGGTGCCCAGAACAGAAGACTGCTGTGCACCAATGGGGGCTTCTACTCTGGCTAGAGCGGGTCCGCCTCCAACCCTACGGGACCATTCAGAAGACGTCACGACAAGGCTATACCTACTTTATTCTATGTATAACAATGAATGTAACCTTTGTATAAGGCCTCTTTTTCACCTGACCCCTCATCGGGTTATATGAACTAGATCCGTGCACGATGTAGAACAAGATATCTTTGACCAATAAACAACCTTTTGATACACCTGATTCCACTCTGTCCAGCGTCGTTGATCTGCATTCCCTCTCCAGTATGAAACACTAACAGGGACCAATCTGACGGCCGAATGGTAATATATGATGTTGATATGCATTCCCTCTCCAGTATGAAACACTAACAGGGACCAATCTGACGGCCGAATGGTAATATATGATGTTGATATGCATTCCCTCTCCAGTATGAAACACTAACAGGGACCAATCTGACGGCCGAATGGTAATATATGATGTTGATATGCATTCCCTCTCCAGTATGAAACACTAACAGGGACCAATCTGACGGCCGAATGGTAATATATGATGTTGATATGCATTCCCTCTCCAGTATGAAACACTAACAGGGACCAATCTGACGGCCGAATGGTAATATATGATGTTGATATGCATTCCCTCTCCAGTATGAAACACTAACAGGGACCAATCTGACGGCCGAATGGTAATATATGATGTTGATATGCATTCCCTCTCCAGTATGAAACACTAACAGGGACCAATCTGACGGCCGAATGGTAATATATGATGTTGATATGCATTCCCTCTCCAGTATGAAACACTAACAGGGACCAATCTGACGGCCGAATGGTAATATATGATGTTGATATGCATTCCCTCTCCAGTATGAAACACTAACAGGGACCAATCTGACGGCCGAATGGTAATATATGATGTTGATCTGCATTCCCTCTCCAGTATGAAACACTAACAGGGACCAATCTGACGGCCGAATGGTAATATATGATGTTGATATGCATTCCCTCTCCAGTATGAAACACTAACAGGGACCAATCTGACGGCCGAATGGTAATATATGATGTTGATATGCATTCCCTCTCCAGTATGAAACACTAACAGGGACCAATCTGACGGCCGAATGGTAATATATGATGTTGATATGCATTCCCTCTCCAGTATGAAACACTAACAGGGACCAATCTGACGGCCGAATGGTAATATATGATGTTGATATGCATTCCCTCTCCAGTATGAAACACTAACAGGGACCAATCTGACGGCCGAATGGTAATATATGATGTTGATATGCATTCCCTCTCCAGTATGAAACACTAACAGGGACCAATCTGACGGCCGAATGGTAATATATGATGTTGATCTGAAGCCACTGACTCGGCCAATAAGTTATTTCCTCCTCTGGCGCACAGTTTCAGAGAAGTCCTCTTTGGAGAAGATGTTGGTTCCTCTCAAATTCTTGTCTCTCTCCAGAACAGATATCTTGTCCTTGAACCTTGGGAACTTGACCCCTAACGGCCTGGGTCTGTCACCTGGGCTCATTACAGGTTTTCCAGACCTACACTCCAACTCAGTCTTCCTATGACCCATCTGGAGCTTTTCAGTGATAATTTTTCCCACTTTCTCCTCATGTGGAGACTCTGGTATGCCATCCACAACAATGGTGTCCGTATCACCTATAACGCCCATATCGGTGGCTATTTTAGGTTGTACTGGTACGTCATATTAGCTCAATCGCCAATTTCTCAGCCTCACAGAATCACAGAAACACAACACATTGAATGAATAACAGAAACAAGTTGCTATGGATAAAATAGATTAAAATAACTGTTCAAAGCATGAAAAACATATATTTGTATATCAAACGTGAGTATAAATCTGTGAAATGTTTTAAATATATGATTATTTTGGAGGAATTTAAACCAAAGTTACCAAAGGTTAATAAAAGAAAAAGTGTAACTATGTGACAGAAAGTGTCATTATGACATTTCCAATTTGGACTCGAAAAAGCCCTTGTTGGGGCTTTAGGGGTAAAAAAATGGCCCCAGTTGGTGATTTAGGGCTCAAAAGTACCCCTGTTAGGGCTTTTAGCAGTTGAAATATGTTGATGCTTTTAAGGTTAAATGTCAAGCACACTATAACGTGGATCTGTAATGGTCCGTATTTAATCTAGGCcttagttagtcagtcagttacGTTAGTCAGTCAGTTGTTCAGCCAGTTTGTTAGATAGAAGCTAGGTTAGTTAGTTGGGGACTAGTTAGTTGGTTAGTAAGTTGGTTTGTTAGTTAGTTAGGGACTAGTTAGTTGGTTAGCTAGTTGGTTGGTTAGTTTGTATGTTAGGGGATAATGGGTTAGGGGCTAGTTAGTTGGAGGCTAGTTAGTAAGGGGCTAGTTAGGTAGAGGCTAGTTATTTAGGGGCTAGTTAGTTAGATGAAAGTTAGTTAGGGGCTAGTTAGTACCCTGAGGTCAAGCAGGCTGCTAGTTAGTTAGGGGCTAGTTAGTTTGAGGCTAGTTAGTTTGAGGCTAGTTAGTTAGGGGCTAGTTAGTACCCTGAGGTCAAGCAGGCTGCTAGTTAGTTAGGGGCTAGTTAGTTTGAGGCTAGTTAGTTTGAGGCTAGTTAGTTAGGGGCTAGTTAGTACCCTGAGGTCAAGCAGGCTGCTAGTTAGTTAGGGGCTAGTTAGTTAGGGGTTAGTTATACCCTGAGGTTATGCAGGCTGCTAATAAGTTAGGGAGTAGTTAGTTTGGGGCTAGTTTGGTAGAGGACAGTTACTTAATGGCTAGTTAGTTAGGGGCTAGTTAGTTAGATACAAGTTAGTTAGGGGCTAGTTAGTTAGGGGCTAGTTAGTTAGGAGTTAATTAGCTAGGGTCTAGTTAGTACCCTGAGGTTATGCAG includes:
- the LOC127925843 gene encoding caspase recruitment domain-containing protein 11-like isoform X3; this encodes MHQGKWEWLCSRVEAYSGTDLSEKGTIPSYSRAQQLLLVKMQKLVCRGGREENDSLRNFKNSLQPEESSLSSDPKSSPRMSRASVFITQILQFVSRVDNKYKRMNSSERVRIVSSGNPTLPRPGFETLRQDGNPTLPRPGFETLRQDGKPCTLHPTP